Below is a genomic region from Gadus morhua chromosome 4, gadMor3.0, whole genome shotgun sequence.
TCATATTTAACACGTTTAAAGTGAACAACATCTGTGACAAAGACCAAATTCCACACAGggaccccccaaaaaaaaaaaatctgaatggATTAGTTAGCGGGACACTCGTTATTAATCCAAATAGTTGTCAGCAACATTCCGTAAAGGAACACGAGCACCGGATAATGAGGGATTACTGAGCGATCCTCAGAGATAGCAACTCCACATGTGAAGTTCTCCCAAAGCCTATTAGGCCTCTGACCCTCCCCTACACTTTACAACTGGGGCAGGATTATTCTCCCTCCCACACTCTCCCAGCTGCTCAGACAGCAGGGATGCGAGCTATTCTGAGGATCATTTGTCTTTGTTTAGAGGCAGATCGGAAGGCCATGGTGGAGCCTTGGCCCCGGATAACCTTTTAATATATAATCACCGATATCGGACTAAAACATCGCTATAATTGTCCGATATCGGACGATAATTTCAAGTGTTTTGCTCAGGTGCTGGTCGGGCCCCACTGCAGATGGGAGGCTGGACGGTGAACAGACCACAGGCTACTCAAAGCACCTTCACAAGTATTGCGTCACTTTCACCCATTCATTtccacattcacccattcattaaAACATTCATACCCTGGCGTCGGTGTCAACcctgcaacacacagacacttggttaggagagaaggggagtagaaccagcaaccttcaggtcaCCAGACAATCTGCTTCCTACCTCCCAATCTTCTGCCACTTGGTCTGTTGGGAATGATGTTACGATGCAGTCACGTCCGCTGAAGGAACTGATGATTCAGTAAAGAGTATGGAGGCGTACAGATCACTCAACATGCAGGggtaccaggagagagagagagagagagagagagagagagagagagagagagagagagagagagaatgaaaccTCCACTCTTGATTCAGAAACCGTGTTGTCGGGACAAGGCAGTCCAGGAGCAGAAGTTAATGCTCTTTGTCAGCACTGGCTGGCTTCCGAGCCAAGAGCTATTAACTCTGAGAGGGAAAGGCATTTCCTTCTTGTAAATGCcatattaaattattattatttcatctgGTAACAGGGAAAGGCCCATCATGGCTATATTGCCCAAGGTGATCGGGGAGTTGTAAATGGGGAGAGTTTTtttttatcgtgttttattttgCCCCCTGACAGAAGCTGGGGCGGTTCCTCCGGTGGGTTTAATAGACGCAGGAGGTGTACAGCAGGGAACTGCCCgccgtcgccatggcaaccgcgGATGTTTCCCCGCGCAAGTTAAACGACGGGGCGACTAAAGTTCACGAGATCTTCGTTGAGCTCCGCGTTTAAAGCGTTTAAGGCGTCAAGCCACATCGGTACCCGGGCTTGACGATGAAACCACCGTCTTTTAcacttttttgtttgaatttttccGAGGAAAAACTTGAAGGTCGGATCTGGGCTCACCTTTTCCCAAACAAGTGGAGTAACCTACGTTAAGGGAAACCACTGGTGGAGTAACCTACGTTAAGGGAAACCACTGGTGGAGTAACCTACGTTAAGGGAAACCACTGGTGGAGTAACCTACGTTAAGGGCagagaaaaaacacatacaagaacGAAGAGGAGGtagtggaagaggaggaagaggtggaggagaaagaggaggaggaggaggaggaagaggaggaggaggaggagaaagaggaggaggaggaggaggaggagaggaggaggaggaggaggaggaggagaaagaggagcaggaggaggagaaagaggaggaggaggaggaggaggaggaggaggaggaggaggaggaggaggaagaggaggaggaggaggaggaggagaaagaggaggaggaggaggaggaggagtaggtggGCCATTCCTCAAACAGGTTGATGGACTTTCAGGGGTTGTTATTTCAGCATTACCTCATGGTGAACACACAATGTTGTCAGAACggtcaaacaggattttttcaAATTGTCTCTAACTCCATTCCCCCCCATTTTTTACTGCGTATCAGATGCCAAAAAGTGCCCGTACAGTGCAATGTGATACACTGTAAATCTACACTGTAGAAATCTGTGTCGTGAATATGTTTTCCTACGTATAATGCAGTCATCAGTTCCACTCCGGTCGTTATGGTTCGGCGGGTAGTGCGCTCGTGGTTTGGCAGCCTAACAACTTCTCTGAATAATTCACCTTCGGGGTGAAATGTCTGTTTTATGGTTGGGGACGTCTGGAGCGATACTTTTGGGGGTTGAAAGTCTTGCTTTGTCCTTTCCACTAACGCATCGCTGTGTGTTATGTGTCCTTTGGCGCGAGGGGGGGGAGGTACTTTAATCCAGAGTCTTCTGCAATGCCATGAGTACAATTTAAGTGGGGGTTCCCCAAGTGGGAATTGAACTCCCCAATCCTGGCCGTGTCAGTGCCCTGCTTTACCAAATGAGCGGCGTGCGTGGATTCAAAAGGAAGGCGTGATGCTCAGCGTCTCTCCAAGATAGGGAGAGTACTGCCTCGTCACGGTCGTAGACACCGGAACCCATGTGGTCGACGTCAAAAACTGTTCAACTTTCAGGGATTTTTTTTCCGGGAATGTAGACGTGTGTTAAGCGGTACGGAATGTCAGTCCTACACGTCGCATGCGTAACTTATAACTAATCACACCCTCCGTCCACTCACCAGTCTTTCTTCCCGTGATGCTCAGGTAAACCCACGGGCTATGGCCCCAACGCGCGACGGCCCCACAACCGCGGCATCGTGGACGAGTGCTGCTTCCAGATCTGCGAGCTGCGGCGCCTGGAGATGTACTGCGCGCCCGCCAAGACCAGCAAGGCGGCGCGCTCCGTGCGCGCCCAGCGCCACACCGACCTCCCCCGAGGGGCCAAGGTCGCAGCGAAGGACCGCCGGACGGCCGCGCAGCAGCCGGACAAGGCCAAGCACAAGGTGAGAGCGCCGCACGCCGACGCGGCCCGGACCGGCCCACCGCTTGGGGTTTCTCTCGGCATGTGCCGGGTAAGGCTACCGGAAAGCGGTAAGGCTACCGGTCGACGCGGTGATGAAGTTTGGCTCGTTGGTAGTCGTGCAAGGCGCGTTGTTGGAGCCATCAATGATTGTGTttgtattatgtatttattaaaaGGGGATTGTTCTTCACCCCACAGAGACCTTTATCTGGGCATAACCCTTCATCCTGCAAGGTACGTACGGAATCGATTCGACACTCTACTGTATTCTGTATCACCAATGACAAATCCCATGAGTGTGGATGAGAATGCGAGCATGAACATGAAGGTGAGGGTGAGGCCACTGGGTCCATATGGGCCAAAGTAAAGCGATTCTTAGAATAGAAAATACTACTAATGAGACAACCTTATTTGTAGCAGACCTAACTACCTTAAAAGGTGTAAAGACCATCTCAAAAATGGTTATGCAAGAGTTGATAGTGGAGGGGGATTTTACCCTCCTTTTGTCAGTCCTATGCCGTAACCAAACCCAATTATCAAACATTATTATTGATAATTGATAATTAACATTATGAAGCGGCAGGGTCTGCATCACCGAGGTCACTCCCTTCAGGACCATCATCACGGCAGTGCGTCACCAAACTCTCCTCTCAGTGAAAACTAGATGACATTGTACTACGTCGATGCAGCCATTCTTTGAGTACCCCTTCCAAGTGcaaccagagagagggagctcatGAGGTCTAAATGCAGACATTGtgtcacctcccccccccccaacccgtcCAAAAAAACTGTCAAAGAGCTGGCGGTGGAGGGGCGGGGTGTTCCTTTCAAGAATCATATTTTTTTGGTGCTCTTTGCCCctctctttaaaaaaagaaaccatTAGCGGGAGCTTTCCTTACTAAGTGGATTCTGCGGTCGGCTCGCTGGCACTCTCCGTCTCCCCAGGCACAATCTCCACTTTCCCCCGCCTACATCACAGCCCCACATCTCTGCCATCTCCATGTTTGATGCATGCGGTGATGCCACCCGAAACGAGGCCCGTGCGCGTACACGTGcacgtgcctgcgtgtgtgcgcatgtgttggtgtgtctgcgtctgaaGTGTTTTCTATCGGAGAACCGGCTCGGGCCGGTCCTCGTTTCATTCGAAGGCTGCAGCGTGAACGCTGTTAACGGCTCCATTCATAAAACAATTGTGTCAATCAAAAGCTAGTTTCAAATAGCTTCCCTTCTTGAGTCTCTTCTAACGACGTTGGTTCAATGCGGTTGGTTTCATGACCGGGGCGAGTAAAAACATCTGTGTGGGGGATCGGCTTCGCTccggaggtagagtgggttggttAGAacgttgctagtttgatccccggctcctcctcgctgagttgaggtgtccctgagcgagacgcctcaccctgactgctcctgaccagctggctgttgccttgaaAGGGTGACTCACTGAATGAATGTTTGTACGTTTCTTTGGATAAATGTGTCTGCTGaacgccctcaatgtaaatgtaaatgctgTGCTTCGTCTGTAGGAGGTGCATCAGAAGAACTCAAGCCGGGGGAACTCTGGAGGCAGAAATTACCGCATgtagagaagaagaagaaccagaagaagaaggagaaggagaggaggagacgagcGGGCGAACACGGAGGGATGACGCCAGCGgagcagagtgggagagaagggAGTTGTCTTACGCGACCCCCAACGTGCAGCACCTGTCGCCTGTCACTGTCATGGAACAAAAGGAGGAAGAgcgaagggaggaggggacgcCGACAGCACGACTACACCAGAGACTCCCACGGGGCTAAGGGGGGCTTATGAGGGGATGGCTACACTGCACCACACCACTTCAGCAAGAGGAACCGGGCGTTGATGCAACGTCAAACAAATGTAGTTTAGCTGCTGAGACACGcaaagaaaacaaggttttcGTATACCTCTCCATGTATAAGaaaacacccctcccccccaccccccttttgCCCTCCTGCCCACCCATCCCCACGCGCCGCCTCTCGCCTCGGCTCCTCCCACTGACCCGGTGGCAGCCAATGGGAATCAGCGGGCAAATCCACCTGGCCCCGAAATCCCTGAACCTTCGAGAAAAGTTCATTCTGATTGAGTCACGCTTGGTTttgcacgtacaaacacacacacacacacacacacacacacacacacacacacacacacacacacacacacacacacacacacacacacacacacacacacacacacacacacacacacactatctatcTTTAGTCGGTATCAAAGAGCAGAGTACGACGGCCAAAAGTGGAGCCCGTCAGAACGTCGTCATACGCCACGCATCACTGGCGACATAATCAGCCGCTTTATCTGGACTTTATCTGGACTGGACGTCAAAACGGCACAGTCTCTTCTGCAGAAGGAAAAGGCTTTGTCCTTCAAACCAGTTTCACCTCAAGTTTGAGGAGGGTGTAGACATTTCACATGTCTTTACTCACTTTGGCAAAGCCATATTGAGCTGAAAGGAATGAAATCTATGCAACCCAAAAGGGCAATTGCTTGGTTGACATTGCTGCTTTGATTCAAAGTGCATTTCTTTGTTGACTAGATTCAAagtgcttttatttttattttgaggaAAAAGTGTGGGAAAAATTCAGTACTATTACAGTTTCCTATTTAATAACTAGCTGAAAATCCTATCTTAACCACCAGGCCATAATCATAATGAATATTAAAGTTGTCCTGGGTCAAAGCCAATGATGCTCACGACTCATTAAATGTTTGTTATCTTCCAGAAGAAGgtttttgtttattcattcatgtttttagttgtttttctttcagtAGCCTGCTAGTGCCATATAGTTAATGGTTGATCATCCATGGCATTTATCAGATATTAGTTTAGTGGAGCTAAGACCTTTGCCTTTTCAGAATCCCCAGTCCTGATCCACAACCCAAACCCGAGCAGAGTTCAGCAGAACCCAAGCTCTCGGAACACTAATTCAGTAGCAATACTGGGGGCAAGTGAATGATGCAAGATTCACTGTAAAATGACAGATGCGTCTGCTCAGCTTACAGACGAGTCCTACTGGATCACATGCAGACTGTCGGCAGACAATatatgcagacacaaacacacacaccatacacacgcacacatacaccatacacacacacacacaatgtaggtGAGTGAATTGTGCAACTATGAGCAAGGTTCAagctcaaacacacatgaatacaaacACGTATTGACCAGACAGGTTCCCGTCAAATAAA
It encodes:
- the igf1 gene encoding insulin-like growth factor 1 isoform X2, with the protein product MGRRLLLAYQYPPRNKCAMCCLSRAHSLSLLLCVLTLTPAATEAGPETLCGAELVDTLQFVCGERGFYFSKPTGYGPNARRPHNRGIVDECCFQICELRRLEMYCAPAKTSKAARSVRAQRHTDLPRGAKVAAKDRRTAAQQPDKAKHKRPLSGHNPSSCKEVHQKNSSRGNSGGRNYRM
- the igf1 gene encoding insulin-like growth factor 1 isoform X1, whose translation is MSSAPFFPAHLCDVFKCAMCCLSRAHSLSLLLCVLTLTPAATEAGPETLCGAELVDTLQFVCGERGFYFSKPTGYGPNARRPHNRGIVDECCFQICELRRLEMYCAPAKTSKAARSVRAQRHTDLPRGAKVAAKDRRTAAQQPDKAKHKRPLSGHNPSSCKEVHQKNSSRGNSGGRNYRM